A single genomic interval of Sander lucioperca isolate FBNREF2018 chromosome 9, SLUC_FBN_1.2, whole genome shotgun sequence harbors:
- the col6a2 gene encoding collagen alpha-2(VI) chain isoform X3, producing the protein MLGLEVIVLCLLFGALTHGQPTECSTPEKNDCAVDVYFTIDTSETIALQEPPPGALVESIKQFAELFAERLVDAELKGVVRINWNIGGLHFSQIQKEFSTIGPKSNFITGVKGIQYLGKGTHIDCALTNMTEKMLRYPSTSSPSLVRFAVVITDGHVTANPCGGIKMAAERAREKEIHMFVVAASKNIEETGLREIANSPASVYRRDFMAVDLSQGRAIIHQDTINRIIDTMKHLAFVQCYNVTCLETPGPEGPTGPRGQKGAKGDNGDPGLKGLKGRPGDPGIEGPIGQPGSKGQPGVQGDKGELGTQGKKGVAGIAGRNGTDGQKGKIGRIGAPGCKGDPGDRGPDGHPGDVGERGFAGTNGDKGDPGRPGRPGPSGLSGEAGPKGERGSPGSPGVPGLKGNPGVPGAGGVRGEPGRRGDYGPKGAQGSDGVKGDKGEMGPEGLRGLPGESGNKGTKGDNGLPGPRGPPGAPGEAGKNGTRGDPGDSGPRGDPGQIGPKGDPGRPGFSYPGPRGSSGERGEKGNRGPRGGRGDCGPKGEPGDKGPLGEGGEPGSQGEPGLRGPRGEFGRDGDPGPEGDPGLTECDVMNYIRETCGCCDCEKHCGALDIVFVIDSSESVGMTNFTLEKNFVINTINKLGSLAKDPNSDTGTRVGVVQYSHSGTFQAIRLNDPKIDSLSAFKDAVKRLEWIAGGTWTPSALKYAYDNLIRDSRRAKAKVTVVVITDGRFDPRDDDQLLDYLCRQNTTVDVSAIGIGDMFDQIEENESLKSIACQKDGRVLGMKRFADLVAEEFINEIETVLCPEPVIICPDLPCKSGGGVTAGQAPSPWKPLAEEGSPSLVPTSLEGVTSLLNNLSEQQYGVGVATMAYTAQRAKLAHGADRQRWTQLFINSFKYVYGDIMGDPEKALGLC; encoded by the exons ATGCTGGGGTTAGAGGTCATCGTGCTCTGTCTTCTTTTTGGAGCCCTGACTCACGGCCAGCCAACAGAGTGCAGCA ctccAGAGAAGAATGATTGTGCAGTAGACGTGTACTTCACCATAGACACATCTGAGACCATCGCCCTGCAGGAGCCACCCCCTGGAGCGCTGGTGGAGAGCATCAAG CAATTCGCTGAGCTGTTTGCAGAGCGTTTGGTAGATGCTGAACTTAAAGGTGTCGTGCGGATCAACTGGAACATCGGTGGACTGCACTTCTCCCAGATCCAGAAAGAGTTCAGTACCATCGGACCCAAGAGCAATTTCATCACT GGCGTCAAGGGAATCCAATACCTCGGTAAGGGTACTCACATCGACTGCGCCCTCACCAACATGACCGAAAAAATGCTGCGCTACCCCTCTACCAGCAGCCCCAGTTTGGTCCGATTCGCTGTGGTCATCACCGACGGCCACGTGACTGCGAACCCATGCGGGGGCATCAAAATGGCAGCAGAGAGGGCTCGTGAAAAGGAGATCCATATGTTTGTCGTGGCGGCATCGAAGAACATCGAAGAGACGGGGCTGAGGGAGATCGCCAACTCTCCTGCGAGCGTCTACAGGAGGGATTTCATGGCTGTGGATCTGAGCCAGGGCAGAGCCATCATACATCAAGACACCATTAACCGCATCATCGACACCAtg AAACATTTGGCGTTTGTACAG TGTTATAATGTGACCTGTCTGGAGACACCAGGGCCTGAAGGTCCAACAGGTCCCAGAGGACAAAAA GGCGCTAAAGGAGACAACGGTGACCCAGGTCTGAAAGGATTAAAAGGTCGCCCAGGAGACCCCGGTATCGAGGGTCCCATCGGTCAGCCCGGTAGCAAA GGACAACCAGGTGTACAAGGCGATAAG GGAGAGCTTGGTACTCAGGGGAAAAAG GGCGTGGCTGGCATTGCAGGGCGCAATGGTACAGATGGACAGAAG GGTAAAATTGGACGGATCGGCGCTCCCGGCTGCAAAGGAGACCCAGGCGACAGA GGTCCTGATGGTCACCCCGGAGACGTCGGTGAACGTGGTTTTGCTGGTACTAATGGAGACAAG GGTGATCCCGGTCGCCCTGGAAGACCTGGTCCCTCTGGCCTGTCCGGAGAGGCTGGACCAAAG ggagagaggggaagtCCTGGATCACCTGGCGTCCCTGGACTGAAAGGAAACCca GGAGTCCCTGGAGCTGGAGGAGTCAGAGGAGAACCG GGGAGAAGAGGAGACTATGGGCCAAAGGGTGCTCAAGGGTCAGATGGAGTTAAGGGAGACAAG GGTGAAATGGGGCCAGAGGGCTTGAGAGGACTTCCAGGTGAATCCGGAAACAAAGGAACAAAG GGAGACAATGGCCTGCCAGGCCCCAGGGGACCACCGGGGGCACCAGGAGAGGCTGGGAAAAAT GGTACCAGAGGCGACCCTGGTGATTCTGGACCAAGAGGCGATCCTGGACAGATTGGACCAAAG GGAGACCCTGGAAGACCTGGCTTCAGCTATCCTGGGCCAAGAGGATCATCG ggtgagagaggagagaagggcaATCGTGGACCTCGCGGCGGCAGAGGAGACTGTGGTCCAAAGGGTGAACCAGGAGATAAAGGACCTTTGGGAGAGGGC GGTGAGCCAGGATCTCAGGGTGAACCTGGCCTAAGAGGGCCAAGAGGAGAGTTTGGGCGTGAT GGAGATCCTGGCCCTGAGGGAGATCCCGGCCTCACT gaATGTGATGTTATGAACTACATCAGGGAAACATGTGGCTGCTGTG ATTGTGAGAAACACTGCGGAGCCCTGGACATTGTGTTTGTGATCGACAGCTCCGAGTCAGTGGGTATGACTAACTTCACCCTGGAGAAGAACTTTGTCATCAACACCATCAACAAACTGGGATCCCTTGCCAAAGACCCTAATTCAGACACAG GCACAAGAGTGGGAGTTGTTCAGTACAGTCACAGTGGAACCTTCCAGGCCATCCGGCTCAACGACCCCAAGATCGATTCACTGTCTGCTTTCAAG GATGCAGTGAAGCGCTTGGAGTGGATTGCTGGAGGAACATGGACTCCATCGGCTCTGAAGTACGCCTATGACAACCTGATTAGGGACAGCCGCAGAGCCAAAGCCAAAGTCACTGTTGTTGTCATCACAGACGGACGCTTCGACCCCAGAGATGACGACCAGCTGCTCGACTACCTCTGCAG aCAAAATACCACTGTTGATGTGAGTGCCATTGGAATCGGAGACATGTTTGACCAGATTGAGGAGAATGAGAGTCTGAAGAGCATTGCCTGCCAGAAAGATGGCAGGGTGCTGGGCATGAAGCGCTTTGCAGACCTGGTGGCAGAGGAGTTCATTAACGAGATTGAAACCGTGCTCTGCCCAG AGCCTGTCATCATATGCCCTGATCTCCCCTGTAAGTCAG GAGGGGGCGTCACAGCGGGGCAAGCCCCTTCCCCCTGGAAGCCACTGGCCGAGGAAGGCAGTCCCTCATTGGTCCCCACCTCTTTGGAGGGTGTGACCAGCCTGCTAAACAACCTGAGCGAGCAGCAGTACGGGGTTGGCGTTGCAACTATGGCGTACACAGCCCAGAGAGCCAAACTCGCCCATGGAGCGGACAGGCAGCGGTGGACCCAGCTGTTCATCAACTCCTTCAAATATGTCTATGGAGACATTATGGGAGACCCAGAGAAAGCCTTAGGACTCTGCTAA